The Candidatus Methylomirabilota bacterium DNA segment GGTGGACGTACTCCGCTATGAGTGAGCCGCTCGTCGTCGCGGAAGACCTGGAGAAGGAGTACCGCATGGGCCCGGAGGTGGTGCGCGTGCTCCGGGGGGCGAGCCTAGTGGTGAACGCGGCGGAGTCGGTGGCGGTGATCGGGGCGTCGGGGGTGGGCAAGTCGACGCTGCTCCACCTCCTCGGTGCGCTCGATCGGCCGACCGCGGGCCGCGTGCGCTTCGACGGCGAGGATGTCTTCGCCCGCTCGGAGAACGGGCTGGCCCGCTACCGGCGCTCGGAGATCGGCTACGTGTTCCAGTTCGGCAACCTCCTCGGCGAGATGACCGCGCTCGAGAACGCGATGATCCCGGCTCTGCTGCAGCGCGTGCCCGCGCCGGCCGCGCGCCTGCGCGCGCGCGACGCCCTTGCGGAGGTCGGCCTCGCCGACCGCACGGGGCATCGGCCGGGCGAGCTCTCGGGCGGCGAGCTGCAGCGGGTCGCCATCGCGCGCGCGCTCGTCGGCACGCCGCGCGTGGTGCTCGCGGACGAGCCCACCGGGAACCTCGACCCCAAGACGAGCGAGGTGATCTGGGAGCTGTTCCTGCGGCTGCAGGCGGAGCGGGGGCTCTCGTTCGTCATTGCCACCCACAATCACGAGCTGGCCCGGCGGGCGGATCGGGGCTATCAGCTGGTCGAGGGCCGGGCGCTGCCCTGGCCGTGAGGGCGCGGACGGGGGGGCCGGGGAGGGCCCGGCGAAGCCTCCGAGGGCGAGCGGGGCCGGATGGGCGAACACTTCCGGGCAGATAGGCCCGAAAAGCAAGAAAAGGCTAGGCGGCACTCTGGGCAAGCTATATACTTTGAGCAGGTTTAGGGCGCACGAGACCACACCTAACCCGGGAGAGAAATCCAAGTGTTCGAACGATTCACGGAGCGGGCGCGGCGGGTCATCATCTTGGCGCGGGAAGAGGCGGGCCGCTTCCGCCACGATTTCGTGGGCACCGAGCACATCCTCCTCGGCTTGATCCGGGATGGTGAGGGGATCGCCACCGCGGTTCTGCAGCGGCTGGGCCTGAGACTCGAGACCGTCAAGGCCGAGGTCGAGCGCGCCCTCGCCGGCTTCCCCAAGACCCTGACCTTCGGGGAGGTGCCGTTCACGCCCCAGGCCAAGCGCGTCCTCGAGCTCAGCATCGAGGAAGCCCGCCAGCTCGGTCACAACTACATCGGCACCGAGCACCTCCTCCTCGGCTTGATGAAGGAAGGGCAGTCGATCGCCGCGAAGATCCTGGAGTCCCTCGGCGCGCGCCTGGACGAGGTTCGTCAGGAGACCCTGTCGCTCCTGGGCGACCAGTACTACCCGCGCCCGAAGAAGCGCTCGCAGACCCCGGTGCTCGACGAGTTCGCGCGCGACCTCACCCAGCTCGCGCGGGAGTCGAAGCTCGACCCCGTGATCGGGCGCGAGACCGAGATCGAGCGCGTGATCCAGATCCTCGCCCGGCGGACCAAGAACAACCCGGTCCTCATCGGCGAGCCCGGCGTGGGTAAGACCGCCATCGTGGAGGGGCTCGCCCAGCGGATCGTGGGGCACGAGGTGCCCGACGTCCTCGCTCAGAAGCGTCTGCTCCAGCTCGACCTAGGCGCCCTCGTGGCCGGCACCAAGTACCGTGGCCAATTCGAGGAGCGGCTCAAGGCGGTGATGAAGGAGATCCGGCAGTCGGAGAACGTGGTCCTCTTCCTCGACGAGCTGCACACCCTGATCGGGGCGGGGGCAGCAGAGGGCGCCATCGACGCCTCCAACATGCTGAAGCCGGCGCTCTCGCGGGGCGAGATCCAGACGATCGGCGCGACCACCCTCGACGAGTACCGGAAGTACATCGAGAAGGACGGCGCCCTCGAGCGCCGGTTCCAGCCGGTCATCGTCCGTGCGCCCTCGGTCCCCGAGTCGGTGGAGATCATCAAAGGCCTGCGCCACAAGTACGAGGCCCATCACCGGGTGAAGATCACGGATCAGGCGATCGACGCCGCCGTGAAGCTCGCCGACCGGTACATCACCGACCGGCAGCTCCCCGACAAGGCCATCGACGTCATCGATGAAGCCTCCTCGCGTACCCGCCTCATGGCCCTCATGCCGCCTCCCGAGATCAAGGAGCTAGGCAAGGAGGTCGAGCGGGTCGTCCGCGAGAAGGATATGTACCTCGAGGCCCAGGAGTTCGAGAAGGCCGCGTCCCTTCGGGAAAAGGAAAAGCTCCTGCGCGGGCGCGACGAGGAGCTCAAGCGCGAGTGGGACAAGCGCAAGGGCAAGGGCCCGCAGACCGTCGGCGAGGAGGACATCGAGTACATCGTGTCCCGCTGGACGGGCATCCCGCTCTCCAAGCTCGAGGAGAAGGAGTCGGCCAAGCTGGCCCGCATGGAGGAGGCGCTCCACGCGCGCATCGTCGGTCAGCGCGACGCCGTCGCCGCCGTCTCCCGCGCCATCCGGCGCTCGCGGGCGGGCCTCAAGGACAGCAAGCGGCCGGTGGGCTCGTTCATCTTCCTGGGCCCCACCGGCGTGGGCAAGACCGAGCTGGCGCGGGCCCTCGCCGAGTACCTCTTCGGCGACGAGAACGCCCTCATCCGCGTGGACATGTCCGAGTACATGGAGAAGTTCTCCGTGTCCCGGCTCCTCGGAGCCCCTCCCGGCTACGTGGGCTACGAGGAGGGCGGCTTCCTGACCGAGAAGGTGCGCCGCCGGCCCTACTCGGTGGTGCTCTTCGACGAGATCGAGAAGGCGCACCCCGACGTGTTCAACATGCTCCTCCAGGTGCTTGACGACGGTCGCCTGTCGGACTCGGTCGGCCACGTGGTCGACTTCAAGAACACCATCCTGATCATGACTTCGAACCTCGGGACCAGC contains these protein-coding regions:
- a CDS encoding ABC transporter ATP-binding protein; this translates as MSEPLVVAEDLEKEYRMGPEVVRVLRGASLVVNAAESVAVIGASGVGKSTLLHLLGALDRPTAGRVRFDGEDVFARSENGLARYRRSEIGYVFQFGNLLGEMTALENAMIPALLQRVPAPAARLRARDALAEVGLADRTGHRPGELSGGELQRVAIARALVGTPRVVLADEPTGNLDPKTSEVIWELFLRLQAERGLSFVIATHNHELARRADRGYQLVEGRALPWP
- a CDS encoding ATP-dependent Clp protease ATP-binding subunit, with the translated sequence MFERFTERARRVIILAREEAGRFRHDFVGTEHILLGLIRDGEGIATAVLQRLGLRLETVKAEVERALAGFPKTLTFGEVPFTPQAKRVLELSIEEARQLGHNYIGTEHLLLGLMKEGQSIAAKILESLGARLDEVRQETLSLLGDQYYPRPKKRSQTPVLDEFARDLTQLARESKLDPVIGRETEIERVIQILARRTKNNPVLIGEPGVGKTAIVEGLAQRIVGHEVPDVLAQKRLLQLDLGALVAGTKYRGQFEERLKAVMKEIRQSENVVLFLDELHTLIGAGAAEGAIDASNMLKPALSRGEIQTIGATTLDEYRKYIEKDGALERRFQPVIVRAPSVPESVEIIKGLRHKYEAHHRVKITDQAIDAAVKLADRYITDRQLPDKAIDVIDEASSRTRLMALMPPPEIKELGKEVERVVREKDMYLEAQEFEKAASLREKEKLLRGRDEELKREWDKRKGKGPQTVGEEDIEYIVSRWTGIPLSKLEEKESAKLARMEEALHARIVGQRDAVAAVSRAIRRSRAGLKDSKRPVGSFIFLGPTGVGKTELARALAEYLFGDENALIRVDMSEYMEKFSVSRLLGAPPGYVGYEEGGFLTEKVRRRPYSVVLFDEIEKAHPDVFNMLLQVLDDGRLSDSVGHVVDFKNTILIMTSNLGTSFIGKRTSPGFLPEGDDSSHEKMKGRVMEELKRAFRPEFLNRIDDTIVFHGLSREDITGIVRLMLNRVNAQLADKGISIEPTPVALDLLVEKGYDATYGARQLRRTIQKHVEDPLAEAIVRGQITDGARLELDVEGDNFVFREAQVPESPLALAEH